The sequence GACTTTGAGTGGCTCAGAGGGGAGCTGGAGAGAGATAGCAAGGTGAGCTATCTATGGGGGGTTTAAAGCAGTCTCGGTACACTTTAAAAAGGGAAATCCAAACAGAGAAACACAACAGTAAAACCGCTAAAAGTTTTTCACTTGGTTTATGCCactaatgtatgtgtgtgtgtgttgctctcagGTGGTGGTCCCCCCTCTCCCCGGGAAGGCTCTGTTCAGACAGCTTCCGTTCCGAGGGGACGATGGGATATTTGACGATTCCTTCATCGAGGAGCGGAGAGCTGGGCTGGAGCAGTTCCTCAACAAGTGAGTTTACACAGTCATCCCTAGATCCTCTGCTTCCTTGAATCAGGGTGTTGTTTTGTGATATTACTACTTTTTGATTGATGTCAGGCGTGTGAGAGCGTGCATGTAGGCATGTGTGTTTGTTAAACATATCAATGTAGACACTTTCAGCTCAATCTTAACCTTAGGAGTCTATGAAACACTTAACATAAATCAGTTGATCAATTAGATTCCCTCTCTCGGTGTTGTtaagactgaacacacacagccatatatGTCGTCTCCCCCCATCCTTAATTCTCCTTCATAATTACCTGGTAAACGAACAAGAAGTGTGTCCCTTAGTACTTCCTACCTtcctacatttgttttattttagaTGTGTAATTTATGATAATTGTGTCTCAAATTACAGCAAGTGGTTTCCTGAGGCATGGTGTGTGCACCCCTGCTTATTTTTTACCCCAAGGTGTTCTCACCCCCATGTAGAGAACAATAAAAGTTAGAGTGGGATTGTAATTATTTGCTTTGATTGCAGACTTGGCTATTATCTTTGTTTCATGTGCAAATGTGGCGAATGCTACCTGTTAGAATATTAAGTATGTAAAACCATACATTGGTTTTTCAAGGGAGCTGAGAATGTTGGTAATTaagaatttttttatttgtatttttctttCAATTAAATGTTACTGTTGATCATAGCATTGTTTAGACTTAATAGCTGCACAGTGGAATGGAGCTGGTTCGCTCTGCTGTTTTATAATCTGTGATTGAGTGCATTGTGAGAGGAAAACCCTTTTCCTGGAGGTAAACACCATTATCATTTGTAAACAACccagcagaggaggagagagcagcacagtGAAGTTTGGAGGGAAGTTAGTCGGCCATGTTGTTCAAAAATGAAAGGTGAGATTTGTCATCAGACTtgggatggaggagtggggacAGGGTCGGGTGAGATTTAGAGGCCAGGTGAGATACAGTTTAATTTAACCCTGCtaataattttattttttattattattttttattttttttagttGGGGATGTTGGGAGGGGTGGGGCTCATTTAATGGCAAATGGAAGCCTCTTCAAATCCTCTGTCATTTTTCTGTTTGACCCGTACGTGAACCCTTGGTCATGCTTGGCCTTCAGAAATATTTCTCATTTTAGACTGTAGCTGAAAGTACGTAGGATGATGAGTACGTCAGACCCATTTTCCATGACTATCTTTCaaattttttctttctttcccctTATTTTCTTTTCTCTCCCTTTTACTTTGCTTCTATCCCTTACCCTCTACCTGACCTCAATGGTAATTCTTGCTCTTAATCAAATTCTCTGGCTCCAGATGTAACATGGAGACTTCATCAATTGCCAATTTAAAATAACAGTTAGTAAAggtgctccctattccctctcaATGACCATCAGACATAGGTCAGTGGTCTTCCAAAATGCACCTGACCTGACCGTTTGGACATTGAAAGAAGTTGAAAACAAACCTGTTGAAAATGTGGGCACATTTTGTTACCCTCCTGAAAACTTTTCAGTTTTATAAATCaggtgaaaaggagactggagtaGTACTTGACTGTCCAATTATGGTCAATGTCTCTCGCGGTGCGCTCTCATGGAAGCCTTATTTATGTTCCTTATGAGAACGAAGAGGAATAAGTAACATGTCATTATGGTCAAGGATTGTATTGACAATTTTTCCAGAAATAAAATGTATGAACAGAATGTGTTCTTTGTTAGCATGTACTTTGTAACCATGTCAGACAGACTGTAACAACAGGTATTCataacctctgtctctccctgtcttgtgTTTCAGAGTGGCTGGTCACCCTTTGGCTCAGAACGAGCGCTGCCTGCACATGTTTCTACAGGACGAGTCTGTGGACAAGACCTATACCCCCTCCAAAATACGACAAGCCTAAGAGCAGGACCACCACTCGGCCCGGCCCACAACCCAAAGCTCTCTCTACTGCTAACGGTCCTACTCTGCTCTGACCAAAAACACTTCTATGATCTTCACTCTTTCATTTGTAAtcactttctttctgtctttttaTTTCCGTTTGATTAGTGATCTCATGTAATGCTCGTTTTCAACTCTCGATTGGATGAAACTAAGAAATGGTCCCAACGTAATTGTGGTTGAaaatcatttatatatatatatatattctttttttGTCTCAAAATACCACTAACTTTGGTATTTTACATTTATCTGTATTTATCAGTTAGGTATATCTTGGATATTTTAATTTTAAAGAAATATAAAAAATACCTTTCCATGTATGCAAACCTCATGTTTAAACCCCATACATTAAGCACTGTTTCCACTCAATGTCCAATTGGAATGATTGTCCTCACCGCCATAACTTCGACTTCACACACTTTGTGGATGGTCCCCTGACTCTGAAACAGTCCCTGAAAAAAACAATCCCTGAAAAAACGAGCTCAGACTGGGGGAAATATAAGGACGTCAGTGATTTCTGGTCGGAGCTCTAGGATAGTGCCAGAGATTCCGACCGGTATTTCTGTGTTGGATgactattaaaaaaaaaaaaaaaaaatgtataaaataaagaaaatcccatTTGGCGCTTGCATTCCCAGTTGTCATGAATGCACTTAAATCGGAGCTTTCCGAGTTGTCTTGTACGCACCGTCAGTGTGTACTACCAGCCAGCACTTCCCCTGTTAGTTAGCCTGTAAATTATTTTCTAATGAGAAATGCACCACAGAGGGGAACCCCACAGAGTTTTTCTACCGACTGACCGTGCATGTGCGTTTATGACGTTTGTATACTGCTGTGCCACTTTGTTTATTTTGAAAGTTTTTCAATAAAACAGGTCAAACGCACTCATACGCATGAGGTGGTGGTTTTCCTGAATAAAGATTTCAGTGAATTCACACACATTTTGGTCCATGCTGCTTCTGATATACAGTTGCCCTGCCATGGCAACCTGCTGTACACCGAACTCCCTATGAACCCTGTTTTTCTCCACTTTAATTGGATTGAACGACATTGATCGCTACTAATGATGTTTTCAATGGTACTTTTTAAAAAATCATTATGAAAGCCAATATAACGATAAAGCCCTTGATTCATTGGACAGCACTTGAAAACCCTGAGCCAATGTGTTGTTATTATTACAGCTTCTCACAATGCCCCAGATGAGACCTTGGATTTGCCATGACTCAATATGCACTCTACTGCAGTCTAACTTTAAAACTCATGGCATTTGTTCTCATTGGGGTTTCTGGGAATTGTACCCTTCTTTCTGGTTCACATTCACGTGGTTTGGATTCCAAAACTCCCTTATACCTGAAGAAGCTGGATAGCATATTTAGTGAAAAGAAAATGCATTTAGCAATCAGTGTGGCATAGGGATAACTCAATGAATATTTGGGACACCTATAATTCAATATCATTTATTCTTCTAATATATTTCAGGACAACTCTCACAAAATTATTACTCCCACTTTGTACAACAGAGAAAAAATATTTACAGCCAACAGCAAAATTCAAAAATCCAAGTGCTGAATATTTTTTTCCAGTGTTAGTGTCTAACTTCACAAAgtaatcatttttatttttaattcttccccacacactgacacaccaacACAAACAGGTGACATTTCACTCAGCCTTGAACATAGAACCCTGCTCATTACAATTACTTGTTTTATTTCTAAATTTGAGAGCTTAAAACAGCTTTTGTCAAGTCCTCAGGGCCAGTTATATACACACAGTGCCAGTCAAGTTTCAATACCTtatccaagggtttttctttatattcactattttctacattgtagaataatagtgaagaaatggAATCATGTCAaactttttaaatgttaaatcaaaatatattttctatccttcaaagtagccaccctttaccttgaagacagctttgcacactcttggcattctctcaaccagcttcatgaggaatgcttttccaacggtcttgatggagttcccacatatgctgagtgcttgttggctgtttttccttcactctgcggtccaactcatcccaaaccatctcaattgggttgagtatttgtggaggccaggtcatctgatgcagcactccatcactctcctttttggtaaaatagcccttatacagcctggaggtgtgttcggtcattgtcctgatgagaaactaattatagtcccactaagtgcaaaccagtttgggtggtgtattgctgcagaatgctgtggtagccatgctggttaagtgtgccttgcaatctaaataaatcactgacagtgtcaccagcaaagcaccatcacacctcctcctccatgcttcacggtgggaaccacacatgcggagaacatggttggaaccagaaatctcaaatttggacagatttccaccagtctaaggttcattgcttgtgtttcttggctcaagcaagtatcttcttcttattggtgtccattagtagtggtttctttgcagcaattcgaccatgaaggcctgattcacggtctctgaacagttgatgttttgATGTGTctgtacttgaactctgtgaagcatttatttgggctgcaatttatgaggctggtaactcaaattaacttatcctctgcaccagaggtaactctgagtcttcctttcctgtggcagtcctcatgagtgccagtttcatcatggtgcttgatgttttttgtgacTTTCAaatttcttgacattttccaaattgaccgaccatgtcttaaagtaatgatggactgtcgtttctctttgcttatttgagctgttcttgccataatatggacttggtcttttaccaaatagggctatcttctttttaccatccctaccttgtcacaacacaactgattggctcaaacacataaaGGAGACcaattgaagctggttgagcgaatgccaagagtgtgcaaagttgtcaaggcaaagggtggctactttgaagaatctcaaatataaaatatattttgattgtaacacttttttggttactacatgattccatatgtgttattccatagttttgatgtcttcactattattctacaatgtagaaaacaggaataataaagaaaaaaccttgaatgagtcggtgtgtcaacttttgactggtactgtatatagttttCCCCTATCAGGGaggattaaatgcatagaaatataattaatagAACAGACTAATCATATACTATTAATGATGTTTCTATACATTTAATCCTATCCGATAGGCGAAATCCAAATGAAAAGGGCCCTGATCGGCTCTTTCCTCTCAATCCTCTGAGTGTATGGTATCATCACACGAGCTTGTAGAGAACAGTCGGTGTTGTCCCATCTTGTGGTGCCTCCTCTTCGGCAGTTGTGACGCTCCACGGCCTTTGGTTTCAGCACTGGGTCAAGTGCAACCCATATCACATTTGACCGTGGCTCGAGTTGCGAGTAATCTTTTTTGGTTTCTTCCATTCACTCAGATTGAACGATGCAATAAAAGATTGAAAGGGCATTTGTTGTGAAGCTCATTGGTCTTAGAGACACTCAAAAGCATCTCCACATTTTTATAGGTTCATCAATTATGGACAGCTCATTCCACTGTTAAAGTCTTTACAATTGAAGATTATCCTTATTTTGTAAAAACCAGAAATTGCAGTATTTTGTGAAATTGTAACCTACTTAAATTGGCTAGGCAATTCTATTAGGGAAATTACATCCTCAAAACTTAAGCCTAACCCAAAGATGATTGTTCTACTTGGTAAAATCAAGCTTTTTTTACTGTCTTCAATATGCATGTAATTTACAAATTACTCCGTTCTTAAAGTTCAACTTGCCATGCACCCATTAAAACAT is a genomic window of Oncorhynchus kisutch isolate 150728-3 linkage group LG21, Okis_V2, whole genome shotgun sequence containing:
- the snx3 gene encoding sorting nexin-3 translates to MADTIADTRRLFSKPQNLNDAYGPPSNFLEIDVSNPETIGVGRTRFTTYEIRLKTNLPIFKLKESRVRRRYSDFEWLRGELERDSKVVVPPLPGKALFRQLPFRGDDGIFDDSFIEERRAGLEQFLNKVAGHPLAQNERCLHMFLQDESVDKTYTPSKIRQA